In Chaetodon trifascialis isolate fChaTrf1 chromosome 2, fChaTrf1.hap1, whole genome shotgun sequence, one DNA window encodes the following:
- the myh11a gene encoding myosin-11a isoform X1, whose translation MSKKAPTEDEKFLFVDKDFLNSPMAQADWAAKKLVWVPSERHGFEAASIKEEHGDEVLVELADNAKKVTVNKDDVQKMNPPKFSKVEDMAELTCLNEASVLHNIRERYFSGLIYTYSGLFCVVVNPYKMLPIYSEKIIDMYKGKKRHEVPPHIYSIADNAYRNMMQDREDQSILCTGESGAGKTENTKKVIQYLAMVASSHKGKKDSSTQQSGSQFAYGELEKQLLQANPILEAFGNAKTIKNDNSSRFGKFIRINFDVTGYIVGANIETYLLEKSRCIRQAKTERAFHIFYYMIAGAKDKQREELLLEPFSNYRFLSAGHVQIPGQQDDELYEETMEAMNIMGFTEEERLDILKVCSTVMQLGNIEFKKERNQEQATMPDNTAAQKVCHLQGINVTDFTRAILTPRIKVGREVVQKAQTKEQADFAVEALAKAVFERLFRWILSRVNKALDKTKRQGASFLGILDIAGFEIFEDNSFEQLCINYTNEKLQQLFNHTMFILEQEEYQREGIEWNFIDFGLDLQPCIELIERPNNPPGILALLDEECWFPKATDISFVEKLLNTQGNHVKFAKPKQLKDKTEFSIFHYAGRVDYNATAWLTKNMDPLNDNVTALLSNSSSQFVQDLWKDTDRVVGLDTIAKMSDSSMPSASKTKKGMFRTVGQLYKESLTKLMTTLHNTQPNFVRCIIPNHEKRAGKLDAHLVLEQLRCNGVLEGIRICRQGFPNRIVFQEFRQRYEILAANAIPKGFMDGKQACCLMIKHLDLDPNLYRIGQSKIFFRTGVLAQLEEERDLKITVVIIAFQAQARGFLARKAFAKRQQQLTAMKVIQRNCAAYLKLRNWQWWRLFTKVKPLLQVTRQEEEMSLKEEELQKAKEVSVKFESELKEITLKHTSVLEERNALQEQLQAETELYAEAEEMRVRLAAKKQELEEILHEMEARLDEEEERAQALLVDKKKMQQQMQELEEHLEEEEDARQKLQLEKVTCEGKIKKLEDDILVMEDQNNKLLKERKLMEERIADFSTNLAEEEEKSKNLTKLKNKHESMISELEVRLKKEEKGRQELDKAKRKLEAESNDLQEQIADLQAQIAELKAQLAKKEEELQNALARLEDETAQKNNALKKIRELEGHISDLQEDLDSERAARNKAEKIKRDLGEELEALKSELEDTLDTTATQQELRAKREQEVTLLKRAIDEENRTHESQIQEMRQKHTQAVEELTEQLEQSKRVKSNLEKAKQALEKETSELTMEVRSLAQAKQDGEHKRKKLEGQVADLQSRFTDSEKQKAELGERCSKITVELESVTNLLNEAEGKNIKLSKDVSSLSSQLQDSQELLAEETRQKLQFSTKLRQAEDDKNSLQEQLEEEMEAKRNVERHVSTLNIQLSDSKKKLEEMMGNIELLEEGKKRLQRDLEAANTQFEEKASAYDKLEKTKNRLQQELEDTLMDLDNQRQNVSNLEKKQKKFDQMLAEEKSISSKYADERDRAEAEAREKETKALSLARALDEAQESREELERANKALRMEMEDLISSKDDVGKNVHELEKSKRGLEAQVEEMKTQLEELEDELQAAEDAKLRLEVNMQALKAQFERDLQGRDEMGEEKKRQLVKQVRELETELEDERKQRALATAAKKKLETDIKDLEGQIETASKGREEAIKQLRKLQAQMKDFQRELEDARAAREDVLATAKESEKKAKSLEAELMQLQEDLAAAERARKQAEAERDELSDELASNSSGKSALADEKRRLEAKISQLEEELEEEQSNMEILNDRLKKSTQQVDQLNNELQTERSTSQKNESARQQMERQNKELKAKLQEMENQVKSKFKSSISALEAKVAQLEEQLEQESREKQASAKTIRQKDKKLKDLMMQVEDERKQAEQYKDQGEKANARMKQLKRQLEESEEESQRATAARRKLQRELDEATEANDAMSREVNSLKSKLRRGNEPSFGSTPRRMGGGRRVVEDASEEDADSQSDFNGTKSVE comes from the exons ATGTCCAAGAAAGCCCCAACCGAGGACGAGAAGTTCCTCTTTGTAGACAAAGACTTCCTGAACAGCCCCATGGCTCAGGCCGACTGGGCGGCCAAGAAGCTGGTGTGGGTGCCATCGGAGAGGCATGGCTTTGAGGCGGCCAGCATCAAGGAGGAGCACGGCGACGAGGTGCTGGTGGAGCTGGCTGACAATGCCAAGAAGGTGACAGTTAACAAGGATGACGTCCAGAAGATGAACCCGCCAAAGTTCAGCAAGGTGGAGGACATGGCCGAGCTCACCTGCCTGAACGAAGCCTCCGTGTTGCACAATATCCGCGAGAGGTACTTCTCTGGCCTTATTTAT ACGTACTCCGGCCTGTTCTGCGTGGTGGTGAATCCCTATAAAATGCTTCCCATTTACTCAGAGAAGATCATTGACATGTACAAAGGGAAGAAACGACATGAAGTCCCCCCTCATATCTACTCCATCGCTGATAACGCCTACAGGAACATGATGCAAG ATCGTGAGGACCAGTCCATTCTCTGCAC TGGAGAGTCCGGTGCTGGGAAGACAGAGAACACCAAGAAGGTCATCCAGTATCTGGCTATGGTGGCCTCCTCACATAAAGGCAAGAAGGACAGCAGCACT CAACAATCAGGATCACAGTTTGCCTAC GGGGAGCTGGAGAAGCAGCTCCTGCAGGCCAATCCCATCCTGGAGGCCTTTGGAAACGCCAAGACCATCAAAAATGACAACTCCTCCCGATTT GGGAAATTCATCCGAATCAACTTTGATGTGACCGGCTACATTGTTGGAGCCAATATTGAGACTT ACCTGCTGGAGAAGTCTCGCTGTATCAGacaagcaaagacagagagagctttTCATATCTTCTACTACATGATCGCCGGTGCCAAGGACAAACAGCGCG AGGAGCTTCTTCTGGAGCCCTTCAGTAATTACCGCTTCCTGAGTGCTGGCCACGTTCAGATCCCTGGCCAGCAAGACGATGAGTTGTATGAAGAGACCATGGAGGCCATGAATATCATGGGCTTCACCGAAGAGGAGAGACTCG ATATCCTGAAGGTGTGCTCCACAGTCATGCAGCTGGGAAACATTGAGTTCAAGAAAGAGAGGAACCAGGAGCAGGCCACCATGCCAGACAACACGG CGGCCCAGAAGGTGTGTCACCTGCAGGGCATCAATGTGACAGACTTCACCCGTGCCATTCTCACCCCTCGAATCAAAGTGGGCAGAGAGGTGGTGCAGAAGGCACAGACCAAAGAGCAG gcTGACTTTGCTGTTGAAGCCCTGGCTAAAGCTGTGTTTGAGCGACTTTTCCGCTGGATCCTGTCCCGAGTCAACAAGGCCCTGGACAAGACCAAACGCCAGGGAGCCTCCTTCCTGGGAATCCTTGACATTGCCGGCTTTGAGATCTTTGAG GACAATTCCTTTGAGCAGCTGTGCATCAACTACACcaatgagaagctgcagcagctcttcaacCACACCATGTTCATCCTGGAACAGGAGGAGTACCAGAGAGAGGGCATCGAGTGGAACTTCATCGACTTTGGCCTTGACCTGCAGCCCTGCATTGAGCTCATTGAGAGACCA AACAACCCTCCAGGCATCCTGGCCCTGCTGGATGAAGAGTGCTGGTTCCCCAAAGCCACAGATATCTCCTTTGTGGAGAAACTCCTGAACACACAAGGGAACCACGTGAAATTTGCCAAACCTAAACAGCTCAAAGACAAGACAGAGTTTTCTATATTTCATTATGCTGGGAGG gTGGACTATAACGCCACAGCCTGGTTGACAAAGAACATGGACCCTCTAAATGACAACGTCACAGCGCTGCTCAGCAACTCCTCCAGCCAGTTTGTGCAAGACCTTTGgaaagaca CGGACAGAGTGGTGGGTCTTGACACAATAGCCAAAATGTCAGACAGCTCCATGCCAAGCGCCTCAAAGACCAAGAAGGGGATGTTCCGCACGGTGGGACAGCTCTACAAAGAGTCTCTGACCAAACTTATGACCACACTGCACAACACCCAGCCCAACTTTGTCAGATGTATCATCCCCAACCACGAGAAGAGG GCAGGGAAGCTGGACGCTCATCTGGTCCTGGAGCAGCTGAGGTGTAACGGTGTGTTGGAGGGGATCCGAATCTGCCGACAAGGATTTCCCAACAGAATTGTCTTCCAGGAGTTCCGCCAGCG TTATGAGATCCTGGCTGCTAATGCTATCCCCAAAGGTTTCATGGATGGCAAACAAGCCTGCTGCCTCATG ATCAAGCATCTGGACTTGGACCCTAACCTGTACAGGATCGGACAGAGTAAGATCTTCTTCCGCACCGGAGTGCTGgcccagctggaggaggagagagatctGAAGATTACTGTGGTCATCATCGCTTTCCAGGCCCAGGCTAGAGGCTTCCTGGCCAGAAA GGCATTTGCCAAGAGGCAACAGCAACTCACAGCCATGAAAGTGATCCAGAGGAACTGTGCTGCCTACCTCAAACTAAGAAACTGGCAGTGGTGGAGGCTCTTCACAAAG GTCAAGCCTCTGCTGCAAGTGACCcgacaagaggaggagatgagtctgaaggaggaagagctgcagaAAGCCAAAGAAGTCTCTGTCAAATTTGAATCTGAGCTGAAGGAGATCACCTTGAAACACACATcg GTTTTGGAGGAGAGGAACGCACTGCAGGAGCAGCTTcaagcagagacagagctgtATGCTGAGGCAGAAGAGATGAGGGTTCGACTGGCGGCTAAGAAACAGGAGTTGGAGGAGATCCTCCATGAGATGGAGGCAAGactggatgaagaggaagaacgTGCTCAGGCTCTGTTAGTGGACAAGAAGaagatgcagcagcagatgcag GAATTGGAAGAACacttggaggaggaggaagatgcccgccaaaagctgcagctggagaaggTCACCTGTGAAGGAAAGATCAAGAAGCTGGAGGATGACATCCTGGTGATGGAGGACCAGAACAATAAGCTGCTGAAG GAGAGGAaactgatggaggagaggattGCAGACTTCAGTACCAAcctggcagaggaagaggagaagtcAAAGAACCTCACCaagctcaaaaacaaacacGAGTCCATGATATCTGAACTAGAGG TCCGCttgaaaaaggaagagaaaggtCGACAGGAACTGGATAAAGCCAAGCGTAAGTTGGAAGCAGAGTCGAATGACCTGCAAGAGCAGATAGCTGACCTGCAGGCCCAGATCGCTGAGCTCAAAGCCCAGCTCgcaaagaaggaggaagagttACAGAACGCCTTGGCCAG gtTAGAAGATGAGACAGCTCAGAAGAACAATGCTCTGAAGAAGATCAGAGAGCTGGAGGGACACATCTCCGACCTACAAGAGGATCTTGATTCTGAGCGGGCAGCTAGGAACAAGGCCGAGAAAATCAAACGGGACCTCggggaggagctggaggctctCAAGTCCGAGCTAGAGGACACCTTGGACACCACTGCCACACAACAGGAACTACG ggCCAAACGTGAGCAGGAGGTAACCCTGCTGAAGAGAGCCATTGATGAGGAGAACCGGACCCATGAGTCCCAGATACAggagatgagacagaaacataCCCAGGCTGTAGAGgagctcacagagcagctggagcagtCCAAACGA GTGAAGTCAAACCTGGAGAAGGCTAAACAAGCCCTGGAGAAGGAGACGTCAGAATTAACCATGGAGGTGCGCTCACTCGCCCAGGCCAAACAGGACGGGGAGCACAAGAGGAAGAAGTTGGAAGGTCAGGTGGCAGATCTGCAGTCACGCTTCACCGACAGCGAGAAGCAGAAGGCCGAGCTGGGGGAGCGCTGCTCTAAGATCACT GTTGAACTGGAGAGTGTGACAAACCTACTGAATGAAGCAGAGGGCAAGAACATCAAACTGAGTAAAGATGTTAGCAGCCTCTCCTCCCAGCTCCAAGACTCACAG GAACTGCTGGCTGAGGAGACGCGTCAGAAACTGCAGTTCTCTACAAAGCTGCGGCAAGCAGAAGACGACAAGAATAGCTTGCAGGAGCAGCttgaagaggagatggaggccAAGAGGAATGTGGAGCGACACGTGTCCACCCTCAACATCCAG CTATCGGATTcaaagaagaagctggaggaaaTGATGGGAAACATCGAGCTGCTGGAAGAAGGTAAGAAACGCCTCCAGAGAGACTTGGAGGCAGCGAACACCCAGTTTGAGGAGAAGGCCTCTGCATATGATAAGCTGGAGAAGACCAAAAACCGTCTGCAGCAGGAGCTCGAGGACACGCTGATGGACCTGGACAACCAGAGACAGAATGTGTCGAACctggagaagaagcagaagaagttTGATCAG ATGCTGGCCGAGGAGAAGAGTATCTCCAGTAAATATGCAGATGAGAGAGACCGGGCTGAAGCCGAGGCCAGAGAGAAGGAGACCAAGGCTCTGTCCCTGGCGAGAGCTCTGGATGAGGCCCAAGAGtccagagaggagctggagagagcCAACAAGGCCCtgaggatggagatggaggaccTGATCAGCTCCAAGGATGACGTGGGAAAAAAT GTCCACGAGCTGGAGAAGTCCAAGCGAGGCCTGGAGGCCCAGGTGGAAGAGATGAAGACCCAGCTCGAGGAGCTTGAGGATGAGCTACAGGCAGCTGAGGATGCCAAGCTGCGTCTGGAGGTCAACATGCAGGCCCTGAAGGCCCAGTTCGAGAGGGACCTCCAGGGACGAGATGAgatgggagaggagaagaagagacagcTTGTCAAGCAG GTTCGTGAGCTGGAGACAGAGTTGGAGGATGAACGTAAGCAGAGGGCCCTGGCGACAGCAGCCAAGAAGAAGTTGGAGACGGACATAAAAGATCTGGAGGGACAGATCGAAACAGCCAGTAAGGGACGAGAAGAGGCCATCAAACAGCTCCGCAAGCTCCAg GCCCAGATGAAGGACTTCCAGAGGGAGCTGGAAGATGCCCGTGCTGCCAGAGAGGACGTGTTGGCCACTGCAAAGGAGAGTGAGAAGAAGGCCAAGAGTCTCGAGGCTGAGCTCATGCAGCTACAGGAG GACCTGGCTGCAGCTGAGAGGGCACGGAAGCAGGCGGAGGCCGAGAGAGATGAGCTGTCCGATGAGCTGGCCAGCAACTCCTCTGGAAA GTCAGCCTTGGCAGATGAGAAACGGCGTCTGGAAGCTAAGATCTCCCAGCtagaggaagagctggaggaagaacaGAGCAACATGGAGATCCTCAACGACAGGCTGAAGAAGAGCACGCAGCAG GTGGATCAGCTGAACAACGAGCTGCAGACGGAGCGCAGCACCTCCCAGAAGAACGAGAGCGCCCGGCAGCAGATGGAGCGCCAGAACAAGGAGCTGAAGGCCAAGCTCCAAGAGATGGAGAACCAGGTCAAGTCCAAGTTCAagtcctccatctctgccttgGAGGCTAAAgtggcacagctggaggagcagctggagcaggagagcag GGAAAAGCAGGCATCTGCAAAGACTATACGCCAGAAGGACAAGAAGCTGAAGGACCTGATGATGCAGGTGGAGGATGAAAGGAAACAAGCAGAGCAATACAAAGACCAG GGTGAAAAGGCAAATGCCCGCATGAAGCAGCTGAAGCGGCAGCTAGAGGAGTCGGAGGAGGAGTCTCAGCGTGCTACAGCTGCCCGCAGGAAGCTGCAGCGGGAGCTGGATGAAGCCACCGAGGCCAATGACGCCATGAGCCGCGAGGTCAACTCTCTCAAGAGCAAACTCAG ACGTGGAAATGAGCCCTCCTTTGGCAGCACACCTCGACGTATGGGCGGAGGCCGAAGGGTGGTCGAGGATGCCTCAGAGGAGGATGCCGACTCCCAGAGCGACTTCAATGGTACCAAGTCCGTGGAGTAA